The DNA segment TCCAATCTGATCGGCTCAAGTGACGGTGCTACTGCAGATGCGGGCAAACTGAACGTAACCTTTGTAAGATGCTGGTGGGGACCCGGATGCAGAGAACGTATGCCGAGGGTAAGATACGGAAAGATCCATATCCTTAACAGCTACTTCAACAGTTCGGTAAGCAATAAATGTATTGCTGCGGGTGTTCAGGCGAATATCCTGGTGGAAAGAAACGTATTTGAAAACGTAAAAGAACCGATCAATCTCATGACGGGTTATACCGCCGTAACACAAACAGGAAACAGTTTTGTGAACGTAACCGGAAATACATCCGGAAGCGGGACTGCATTTACCCCACCCTATTCCGTCAATAAACTTAATGCTTCTGATGTAAAATCTGATGTAACGGCAAAAGCAGGAGCCACATTAAGCGGAAATATCTGCGATACTTTTTAGGAATTTAAACGCTGATTATAAACTGCGCGGGCTGATTCTCAGCCCGCGCAGTTGTTTTTAAGTAAATTTCTTATTGAGAAAGTTTATTGCTGTTCAGCCATTTAGGATATTCTTTATCAATCAGCTTTTTTGCAAAATCGCCAAACCAGCTGTAGCCGTTTCTTCTCTCCTCGGAAACTTCGTTGTAATTGTATTTTACACTTCCGTCGCGGTCACCAAACAGAGGACGGTTATCATGAATATCATAAAATCTTGCCCAGACAACGGAATTTTTATCCTCTGCAAGAACTCTTACTGTCTTTCCGTTTTGTTTTACGACATTATAGCTGTATCCTTCAATATCATTTTCTGTAAACCATTTTACGGCAGATTTTACGGATTTTTCAATATCAGGCGTTACGGGCTGCCACATGAGAAACCGTACAATTCCTACGGATTCTGCGGTTGCCAGGGAAACAGGTTCAAAAGCCCTTGCCTTATCCGGCTGCAGGGTAATTTCATTGTACTGATCTGCCCAAATCGTTGGCTTTCCGTTTTGAAGAACCTGTGCTTTTAAGATGCATTCAATTCCATTTTTTACAGCCTTTTTAGATTGTTCTTTCAGTTTTTGA comes from the Chryseobacterium nepalense genome and includes:
- the pelA gene encoding pectate lyase; translation: MKFNICTLALGLVSLNISAQVKKDTLAEKMMLYQLPVGGWGKQLEDKSVVDYSLPVDKNLLRKIKSTGDDHATIDNNATSREINALMKAYSETKNPDYLKAAEKGIRYLLTMQYENGGFPQYYPNKGLYRKQITFNDNAMINALTVLYNTAEGKNDFIAVDQKLKEQSKKAVKNGIECILKAQVLQNGKPTIWADQYNEITLQPDKARAFEPVSLATAESVGIVRFLMWQPVTPDIEKSVKSAVKWFTENDIEGYSYNVVKQNGKTVRVLAEDKNSVVWARFYDIHDNRPLFGDRDGSVKYNYNEVSEERRNGYSWFGDFAKKLIDKEYPKWLNSNKLSQ